One segment of Hemibagrus wyckioides isolate EC202008001 linkage group LG05, SWU_Hwy_1.0, whole genome shotgun sequence DNA contains the following:
- the LOC131353390 gene encoding rhamnose-binding lectin-like, whose product MLSLRLTLLTLLIAASGWLVSGENMITCYGNVQHLACDTGLIKVRSTTYGRTNRDTCNARPASEIANTNCALKISTIADRCNGLRECEVKTDLLGNPDPCFGTYKYYNTTYDCISGQNIVICEQGYSTLNCGDGYIQIINANYGRANAVTCVNGLPSSVLQNTNCYAPSTFSKVASMCNGKTTCTVDASYTIFTDPCVGTAKYLSVSYICHRSIVTCEGNTAILTCGDRRINAVSANYGRTDSTTCSSGRPANQISNTNCYTPDALNKVAARCNGQSSCSVPATNDLFSDPCYGTYKYLTVVYYCS is encoded by the exons ATGCTCTCACTGAGGCTCACGCTACTCACCT TACTTATTGCAGCCTCTGGTTGGCTTGTTTCCGGAG AGAATATGATTACCTGCTACGGTAATGTCCAGCATCTTGCTTGTG acACTGGCCTGATAAAGGTGAGGTCTACTACATATGGACGTACGAACCGTGACACCTGTAATGCTCGGCCCGCTTCTGAGATTGCGAATACCAACTGTGCCTTGAAGATTTCTACTATTGCTGATAG GTGCAATGGACTAAGAGAGTGTGAGGTAAAGACGGACTTACTTGGCAACCCTGACCCATGTTTTGGAACTTACAAATACTACAACACCACGTATGACTGCATCAGTGGCC AGAACATTGTGATCTGTGAGCAAGGCTACAGCACGCTGAACTGTG gAGATGGTTATATTCAGATCATAAATGCAAACTATGGCCGGGCTAATGCAGTAACCTGCGTGAATGGACTTCCCAGCAGTGTGCTCCAGAACACCAATTGTTACGCTCCAAGCACATTCTCAAAAGTGGCCTCAAT gTGTAATGGAAAGACGACATGCACTGTAGACGCTTCATACACCATCTTTACAGATCCTTGTGTTGGGACTGCAAAATATCTTTCTGTGTCCTACATTTGCCATA GGAGCATTGTGACCTGTGAAGGCAATACTGCTATACTGACAtgtg GTGATCGCCGTATAAATGCGGTCAGTGCTAACTACGGCCGAACCGATTCCACCACGTGTTCTTCTGGACGACCTGCCAATCAAATCTCCAACACAAACTGCTACACACCTGATGCTCTAAACAAAGTTGCAGCTAG atgtaaTGGACAGAGCAGCTGTAGCGTCCCTGCTACAAATGATTTATTCTCTGATCCCTGTTATGGCACCTATAAGTACCTGACCGTTGTGTACTACTGTTCCTAA
- the LOC131353389 gene encoding rhamnose-binding lectin-like codes for MILFLKLTLLTFIAAQSLFVAGENIITCDDDIQQLACDTGLILVKSSLYGRTDNDTCGISWDPFNPVNTSCSSKISTIADRCNGLRVCEVKTALLYTPDPCYGTYKYYNTTYECISGRVAVICERGYSTLDCGDGTIQIINANYGRSDSVTCSNGLSNSLIQNTNCFAPKTSSKVATLCNGQSRCTVEASYSIFTDPCSETVKYLTVSYMCTRTTVTCEHNTAVLTCGAHRIKIISANYGRTDSTTCSSGRPTSQITYTNCYSPDAVNKVAARCEGQSRCEVPATNNFFSDPCVGTFKYLTIAYSCI; via the exons ATGATACTCTTCCTGAAGCTCACTCTACTCACCT TCATTGCAGCTCAGAGCTTGTTTGTTGCTGGAG AGAATATAATTACCTGCGATGATGATATCCAGCAGCTTGCTTGTG ACACCGGACTGATATTAGTGAAGTCTTCTTTGTATGGCCGTACTGACAACGATACCTGTGGTATTAGCTGGGACCCATTTAACCCTGTCAATACCAGCTGTTCTTCGAAGATTTCCACTATTGCTGATAG ATGCAATGGactaagagtgtgtgaggtaaagACAGCTTTACTTTATACCCCTGACCCATGTTATGGAACTTACAAGTACTACAACACCACTTATGAGTGCATCAGTGGCC GAGTCGCTGTGATCTGTGAGCGTGGCTACAGCACACTGGACTGCG GAGACGGAACTATTCAGATCATAAATGCGAACTATGGCCGCAGTGATTCAGTAACCTGTTCCAATGGACTTTCTAACAGCTTGATTCAGAACACCAACTGTTTCGCTCCAAAAACATCCTCAAAAGTGGCCACACT CTGTAATGGACAGAGCAGATGCACTGTAGAAGCTTCATACAGCATCTTTACTGACCCTTGCAGTGAGACTGTTAAATACCTCACTGTGTCCTACATGTGCACTA GAACGACTGTGACCTGTGAACACAATACTGCCGTGCTGACATGCG GTGCTCACCGTATAAAGATCATCAGTGCTAACTACGGACGAACTGATTCCACCACATGTTCTTCAGGACGACCTACCAGTCAAATCACCTATACAAATTGCTATTCACCTGACGCAGTAAATAAAGTTGCAGCTAG ATGTGAGGGACAGAGCAGGTGTGAGGTGCCTGCGACAAACAATTTCTTCTCTGACCCTTGTGTTGGCACCTTTAAGTACCTGACAATTGCATACTCCTGTATTTAA
- the LOC131353397 gene encoding rhamnose-binding lectin-like: protein MMLLKLTLFTLFIAFQDLHVSGENQVTCYPRHRVCPIVVTCDGGTAVLNCGYRRIKILRAFYGRSDSTTCAAGRPYDQITNKSCSLANASQIIASRCNNRNVCEVPVTTSILPDPCFGTYKYLRIAFDCN, encoded by the exons ATGATGCTCCTGAAGCTCACATTATTCACCT tatTTATTGCCTTTCAGGACCTGCATGTGTCTGGAG AGAATCAAGTTACCTGTTATCCCCGGCACCGTGTTTGCC CAATAGTTGTTACCTGCGATGGTGGTACTGCTGTGCTGAACTGCg gTTATCGTCGTATAAAGATCCTCCGCGCTTTCTATGGCCGAAGCGATTCCACCACATGTGCTGCAGGTCGACCTTACGATCAGATCACTAACAAAAGTTGCTCCTTGGCCAATGCAAGTCAGATTATTGCATCTAG ATGTAATAACAGGAATGTTTGTGAGGTGCCTGTTACAACATCTATTTTGCCTGACCCCTGCTTTGGCACTTACAAGTACCTGCGAATTGCTTTCGACTGTAACT AA
- the LOC131352890 gene encoding polyadenylate-binding protein 3-like: MRGAGLTTGLAEYWNAEETEAEAAGGGEAVGSEGGCRILRNDSTSSGKGSEPAGFILLEVTVESGRSRGFGFVSFSSPNEAAIKEMNGRMMGRKPLYVTLANNNKQRKASLTQTEQCTRSSSPTEPHTRPHSFLQRVHSHRESQLTL, from the exons ATGCGG GGCGCTGGATTGACCACGGGACTGGCGGAGTATTGGAACGCTGAAGAAACGGAGGCGGAAGCGGCAGGTGGCGGAGAAGCGGTGGGTTCTGAAGGCGGCTGTAGAATCCTCCGTAACGACTCCACCAGCTCTGGAAAAGGGTCCGAACCCGCTGGATTCATACTGTTAGAG GTGACTGTGGAGAGTGGCCGCTCCCGAGGTTTTGGATTTGTGAGCTTCTCCTCTCCAAATGAAGCAGCCATTAAAgagatgaatggaaggatgATGGGCAGGAAGCCACTATATGTGACGCTGGCTAACAACAATAAGCAGCGCAAGGCTTCCCTCACCCAGACTGAACAGTGTACAAGAAGCAGCAGTCCAACTgagccacacacaagacctcaCAGCTTCTTGCAGAGGGTCCATTCACATCGTGAGTCACAGCTGACCTTGTAA